A stretch of Telopea speciosissima isolate NSW1024214 ecotype Mountain lineage chromosome 11, Tspe_v1, whole genome shotgun sequence DNA encodes these proteins:
- the LOC122646464 gene encoding GDSL esterase/lipase At3g26430-like, translating into MALNTSCNFPAIFNFGDSNTDTGADSAAFSLITQPNGETFFHMPAGRPSDGRLTIDFMAERIGLPYLSAYLDSLGTNFVHGANFAVSGATIRPSNKSRTGGGPSPFYLDVQLSQFQQFKTRSQLIRNKGGIYSNLLPKEESFDQALYTFDMGQNDIGLGFFTNQSPEEVKAVIPDVITKFSKNVQAVYNLRGRSIWIHNTAPIGCLAYILTNFPVNESEIDKAGCATPYNEVSQYFNQKLKEAVVELRKQLPLAAITYVDIYSIKYLLISQAQEFGFQQPLVACCGFGGKYNYSNTARCGQTVVVDGKPVFIGSCADPSVRVSWDGSHFTEAANKFVVDQIATGKYTDPPITLQNACNRNSSST; encoded by the exons ATGGCTTTAAATACAAGTTGCAATTTTCCTGCAATCTTCAACTTTGGGGACTCAAATACTGATACAGGAGCTGATTCTGCTGCCTTCTCTCTTATCACCCAACCCAATGGGGAGACCTTTTTTCACATGCCGGCTGGAAGGCCTTCAGATGGAAGGCTCACCATTGATTTCATGG CGGAAAGAATCGGATTACCTTATCTCAGCGCGTATCTCGATTCATTGGGCACCAACTTCGTCCACGGTGCTAATTTTGCGGTATCAGGGGCGACAATCAGACCGTCGAATAAAAGCCGAACCGGGGGTGGGCCCAGCCCCTTCTACTTGGATGTGCAACTCTCCCAATTCCAACAATTCAAAACCAGATCACAGTTGATCAGGAACAAAG GAGGGATCTACTCAAATTTGCTACCAAAGGAAGAGTCATTTGATCAAGCTTTGTACACATTTGATATGGGTCAAAATGATATTGGTTTGGGTTTCTTCACCAACCAGTCTCCAGAGGAAGTTAAGGCTGTCATTCCTGATGTAATTACCAAATTCTCCAAGAATGTTCAg GCAGTGTACAATTTGCGAGGGAGATCAATCTGGATCCATAACACAGCTCCCATTGGTTGTCTTGCATATATTCTTACAAACTTTCCAGTGAATGAATCTGAAATAGATAAAGCTGGTTGTGCTACTCCTTATAATGAGGTATCACAATACTTCAATCAGAAGTTGAAGGAAGCTGTTGTTGAACTGCGAAAGCAACTTCCCTTGGCTGCCATCACTTATGTGGACATTTACTCAATCAAGTATCTTCTCATAAGCCAAGCTCAAGAGTTTG GATTTCAGCAACCGCTCGTAGCTTGTTGTGGCTTCGGAGGCAAGTATAACTACAGCAATACCGCACGGTGTGGGCAAACAGTTGTTGTGGATGGCAAACCTGTATTCATAGGGTCATGCGCAGACCCTTCTGTTCGAGTTAGTTGGGATGGAAGCCATTTCACTGAGGCAGCTAATAAATTTGTAGTTGATCAAATTGCGACCGGCAAATATACAGACCCACCAATCACTCTGCAAAATGCATGCAATAGGAACTCTTCTTCTACATAG